The DNA segment GGCGGCCCTCGAAGAAGGCATCCTGCCACTGGCGCACCATACCGATGTGCTCGTTGTTGAGGACCGCGATCGTGACGTCGAGATTCTCACGAACGGCGACCGACAGCTCCTGTATCGTCATCAGGAACGAGCCGTCGCCCTCGAAACAGACGACGTCGCGGTCTGTCTCACCCGCCTCGTCCGCGGCGATTCGCGCCCCGATAGCTGCCGGAAGACCGTATCCCATGGTTCCCAGCCCGTGTGAGGACACCCAGGTGCGCGGCTCGGTGAACGTCCAGAACTGACAGGCCCACATCTGGTGCTGGCCGACGCCGGTCGTCACGATCGTGTCGTCGGCCGTGGCCGCGTCGAACGCCTCGACGACGAACTGCGGTTTCAGCGGCTCGTGGTCGTTCATCGCGTACGTAAGCGGATACGTCTCTTTCCACTCCGTACACTGTGTGCGCCAGTCCTCGGCAGCCGGTGGCGATTCGATCGCGGCCGACACCTGTTCGAGGACGGCACCCGCGTCGCCGACCAGCGGATAGTCCGCGTGGACGTTCTTGCTGATCTCGGCCGGATCGATGTCGACGTGAATCACGTCTGCCTCGGGCGCGAACGTATCGATGCCGCCCGTCAGGCGGTCGTCGAACCGGGTTCCCACGGCGATCAGGCAGTCGGTGTGCGTAATCGCCATGTTCGCGTAGCCGGTGCCGTGCATGCCGGCGAACGACAGCGCCAACTCGTCGTCCTCGGGGAACGACCCGAGACCCGGCATCGTCGTCGTCACGGGGATCTCGTACGTGCGCGCGAAGGTCGTCGCGACGTCGCTCGCATCCGCCGCGACGACGCCACCGCCGAACAGACAGACCGGCCGTTCGGCCGATTCGATCGCTCGAGCGGCCGCCTCGACGCCGTCGGGATCGGCGCGCGGGTTCCGTTCACCGTCCGATCGAGCCTCCGTCGACGTCGTGTCGTCGAACTCGGCGTGCTCGTCGACGTCGGCGAGCGAGACGTCCTTCGGGAGGTCGACCAGCGTCGGTCCCTGCCGGTCGCACCCGGCGCGACGAAACGCGTCTTCGACGACGGCACCGATGGTGTTCGGATCGTCGGCGAACGCGTTGTACTTCGTGATCGGGCGTGTGACGCCGATAGTGTCCGTCTCCTGGAACGCGTCGTTGCCGACGAGGTCCCTCGGGACCTGTCCCGTCAGCGCGAGCATCGCGTCGGAATCCATCTTGGCGTCGGCGATGCCGGTGACGAGGTTGGTCGCACCTGGCCCGGAGGTGGCCAGGCAGACGCCCGGTTCACCCGCGACGACCCCGTACGCGTCGGCCGCGTGGGCGGCCGCCTGCTCGTGAGCCATGGTCACGTGCCGGACCGACGACGACGCCAGCGCGTCGTACACGGGCATGATCGCCCCGCCCTGGATCCCGAAGGCCGACTCGACGCCGGACGCTTCGAGCGCCCGGGCGATGGCCTCCGCGCCGGTCGAGACGGGACCGTCGTCGTCCGTCTCGTGTGATCGATCCTGGTTCGTCTCCTCCTGTCGGGGATCGCTCTCGTCGTTCCGTGCAATTCCATCGTCGGTCGAATCCGCCGCTGCACCCCGACTTGCCGTTTCGTCTGTGTACTCTCTGTGCCTCGGCTTCGCGTCTGTCATGTGCGCATGTTCTCGGTAGGTTCGCGTGGGAAACTCGAACGCGAGCCGCGACGGCGATGGCCGGTGAAACCGACTCGACAGCCGCGTCGCTTGCGTTCGACGATACGTCCGGTCGGTGAGAATGGGGTGATGTAGGGGACTAGGCCCCTACAATAATCGAACCGCCGAGAATCGCAGCGACCGCTCCCGTGGCCGCGAACTGGACGTGCGTGGGAGCGTTCGGTCGCACTGTGCTCTGGCGAAAGCAGGCCGTTCGTATATAGCTTTCGCCGCTCGCAACGTTCGCACCGTTCGGTGCGGATCGTACCGGTTGCTCGGCGGATCTGGAACGTCGGTCGCTTCGACCGCCTGTCCGACAGCCGCACCGGTCTCGGCCCTCGTGGCGCGTCCGATCGGCGTCGCCGACGCATCGGCCATCGCGCCCACCGGACCGTGCCGCGGGGCGGTCGTCGAGGGGTCGAAACTGCCGACTGACTGGTGGGTGCGATCACCCGGTCGCGTGCGTCCATCAGATCGGCCCCTCGTGAACGCGTCGTCGGTCGACGTCGACCTCACTCGCGAACCGATCGACGACCTCCGCGGTCACCTCGCCTTCGGTGGCGCCGTAAGATTTGACGCGGGTCGCGACCTCGCGCACCTGCTCGTCGGTCGGATCGTACCCCGCCTCTCGCAGGTGCTTGCGAACGCTGTGGGTGCCGGTGTGTTTACCCAGGACGAACGCGCGCTCGGCGCCGACCATCTCGGGGGTCATCACGCCGGGTTCGAACGTCTCCGCGTTCTCGATCACGCCCGCGGCGTGGATGCCGCTCTCGTGACTGAACGCGTTCTCGCCGACGACCGGCTTGTTCCTGGGGACGGATACCTCGCTACGCGACTCGACGAGCGAGGAGAGTTCGACGAATCGGGTCGTGTCGATACCCGTGTCGATCCCGTAGACCGATTCGAGCGCCATCACGACCTCTTCTGCGGCGGCGTTGCCCGCCCGTTCACCGATTCCGTTGACCGAAACCTGTGCCTGCGCGGCGCCCGCCTCGATCCCCGCGACCGCGTTCGCCGTCGCCATGCCGAAGTCGTCGTGGCAGTGGACGTCGATCGCGGCGTCGGTGTGCTCGCCGACGAACTCGACCAGCTCACCCATGCGTTTCGGCGTACAGACGCCGACGGTGTCGGGGATGTTGATCCAGTCTGCGCCCGCGGACGAGACGGCCTCGACCATCTCGGCCAGGAACGCCGGCTCCGTCCGCGTGGCGTCCATCGGCGAGAACATGCACTCGACGCCCGCCTCGGCGACGCGTTCGACCGCCTCGACCGAACGGCGCTCGACCGCGTCACGCGTCGAGTGCATCGAGTCGGCGAGCTGTACGTCCGACGTCGACGCGAACACGTGAACCATGTCCACGCCCGCGTCGAGCGCCGCCTCGACGTCATCCTCGACGACCCGCGCGAGCCCGCAGACGGTCGTCTCGCACGCGCCAGCGATGTCGTGGACGGCCTCGAACTCCGCCTCCGAGTTCACCGGGAAGCCCGCCTCGATGACGTGCGTCCCCATCTCGTCGAGTACCGCCGCTATCTCACGCTTGTCCTCGTAGGTGAACGAGACGCGTGCTGCCTGCTCGCCGTCGCGTAAGGTGGTATCGAAAATCCGTGCGTCGTCAATCTCGGCTACAGTAGCCACTTCATTACCGTCGAAGAACTCGACTCCCCTGCCGGGTGACAGAGGCGCCCTCTGGTGTCGTCATTGCACCCGAATCAAATGAACGTATGAACTTAAACTCACGGGTCGAACTGAACGTTGCCTGCCACACCTGGTTTATAATGATATTTTATACTCTTCACGTTCTCCTGGCCCGGGATTTACTATCGAAGATTCGTCTTCGCCGACTGGAGGGCTCGGGCGAATTCGAACTGCGCCGTCACCTCGCTCCGCTCGGCGCCGTCTAATTCGAATCGCCTTCTCGTCAGAGTTCTGCCGCTCACGGTTTGCTCGCGGCAGACATATGGGCTCGGGCGGATTCGAACTACTCCCGAGAACCTGCTCGCTCCGCTCGCAGAACCTCCGTATAATTCGAATCGCCCTCACGTCACACCGCCGGCGCTCACGATTTGTTCGCGCCGGCAGGAGTGGGCTCGGGCGGATTCGAACTACGCCGTCACCTCGCTCCGCTCGGCGCCGTCTAATTCGAACCGCCCTCGATCACGAATTCGCGCCTCGCTGTCGCTCGGCGCAGAATTAGTGGGCTCGGGCGGATTCGAACCACCGACCTCGGCCTTGTAAAGGCCACGTCATAACCAGCTAGACCACGAGCCCGTATACACGGAAAGCGGTTCGGGGTGAATAACTGTTACTTTCTCGTTCGGGGGGTCGCGTCGATGGGTGCGTGTCGTCGGTCCCGGTCGACCTGCTTCGGGTCGATTCGTCCGGTTCGGTCGGCCGTCCTGTCGGTGTGGTCGAATTGCTATTTCGATTCGAAGGGAATATTTATTGGCGCGTATCCCACATCCCGGTGTAATGAGTGTCGAGTGGGAGGAAGACGATCCCTTCGAGGAACAACGGGACAAGATCGAGAACCCGATGAAGCGGCTGTTCCGCGAGTACGGGGCTCGGTACAAGTTCCAGGCGCTGGTCGGAATTTTCGCGAGTATCTTCGCTCGCCTGCTCGATCTATTGCCGCCGTTGATGCTGGGGATCGCGCTCGACTCGATCTTCCGGAACGAGGGGACGTTCTCCGAGCAGATTCCGCTCGTCGTCCTGCCAGACGGCTGGTTGCCCACCGACCCTGAGGGTCAGTTCTGGTTCACGATCGCCGTGTTAGTCGGCGCGTTCGGTTTCGGCGCGGTATTCCACTGGACGCGAAACTGGGGGTTCAACTCGTTCGCCCAGAACATCCAGCACGACGTCCGTACCGACACGTACGACAAGATGCAGCGCCTCAACATGGATTTCTTCTCCGACAAGCAGACGGGGGAGATGATGTCCATCCTCTCGAACGACGTCAACCGGCTCGAGCGATTCTTGAACGACGGAATGAACTCCCTGTTCCGGATGTCGGTGATGGTCCTCGGAATCGGCGGCTTGCTGCTGTGGATCAACTGGCAACTGGCGCTCGTCGCGCTCTTGCCGGTCCCGCTGATCGCCGCCTTCACGTACGTGTTCGTCAGGATCATCCAGCCCAAGTACGCGAGGGTCCGCTCGACGGTCGGGAAGGTCAACTCCCGACTGGAGAACAACCTGGGCGGGATCCAGGTCATCAAGTCGAGCACGACGGAGGACTACGAATCCGACCGCGTCGACGACGTCTCGATGGACTACTTCGACGCCAACTGGGACGCCATCGAGACCCGGATCAAGTTCTTCCCAGGTCTCCGGGTCATCGCCGGCGTCGGCTTCGTCATCACGTTCGTCGTCGGCGGCCTCTGGGTGTTCAACGGCACGGCACCGGGACCGTTCTCCGGCACGCTGACTGAGGGGAACTTCGTCGTCTTCGTCCTCTACACGCAACGCTTCATCTGGCCCATGGCCCAGTTCGGGCAGATCATCAACATGTATCAGCGCGCTCGTGCGTCGTCCGCGCGCATGTTCGGCCTGATGGACGAACCCAGCCGCGTCGAGGAGAACCCCGGCGCGACGGAACTCGAGGTCACCGACGGGCACGTCGAGTACGATCACGTTACGTTCGGATACGACGACGAGACCATCATCGAGGACGTCGACTTCGACGTCGAAGGTGGCGAAACCCTCGCGCTCGTCGGTCCGACCGGTGCCGGCAAGTCCACGATTCTGAAGCTCTTGCTGCGGATGTACGACATCGACGATGGCGAAATCCGGATCGACGGCCAGGACCTCCGGGACGTCACCCTCCGAAGCTTGCGAGAGCGGACTGGCTACGTCAGTCAGGACTCGTTCCTGTTCTACGGGACCGTCGAGGAGAACATCACGTACGGGACCTTCGACGCGACCCGCGACGAAGTGATCGAGGCCGCGAAGATGGCCGAAGCACACGACTTCATCGAGAACCTGCCCGAAGGGTACGACACCGAGGTCGGCGAACGCGGCGTCAAACTCTCCGGCGGCCAGCGCCAGCGCATCTCCATCGCGCGGGCGATCCTCAAGGACCCCGAAATCCTCATCCTCGACGAGGCGACCAGTGACGTCGACACCGAGACGGAGATGCTGATCCAACGCTCGATCGACAAACTCGCGGCCGATCGGACCACGTTCGCCATCGCACACCGCCTCTCGACGATCAAGGACGCCGACACCATCGTCGTCCTCGAGGGCGGACAGATCGTCGAGCGTGGCACCCACGACGACCTCCTCGACAACGGCGGCCTCTACGCACACCTCTGGGGCGTCCAGGCAGGCGAAATCGACGAACTCCCACAGGAGTTCATCGAACGCGCCCAGCGTCGGACCGCACGAACGGAGTCACAGCAGGACGACTGACCTCTCCGAACCGCGGCGGCGCTCGACGGATTTCATCTCAGAACGACTCCTGTTCCCGTTGCCCCTCCTGTCCCGGTGCCCCCTCGTCCTGCCGGTCCTCGCCGGGTGCCGGGGGCGTCCGGTCGCTGTAGTTCTTCCGCCCGATCGCCTCGTCGCCGACCATGGTCACGATCGCCTGTTCGACTTCGACCGGTGACTCGTACCGATCCTCGTTGAACGGTTCGAGCAGTTCTCGAAACGTCGTCGTCTCCTCTTCCATCGACAGTTCCTCGTCCCCGTACGCGTCGAGCAACTCGTCCTGGCTGGCGGGGTAATCGTGCTCATGGAGCTTGGTCCCGAGGTCGCCCAGCTCGACACCTTGCTCGCGATTTGAGTCGCTCATACCCGGTTCGTTGGGGGACCGTCGGAAACCCCTTGGCCCTGCCAACGCGTGTACGGGTGCCAGCTATCGGTCGGAACGCGGAGGTTCGCCGTTCCTGCACCCCGCAGAGACGGAGCTTACAAGGCCCGACCGCCCGTCGAGCCGGGTATGAACCTCGAACGAGCCGCGTGGCCGGACGCGGCCGATCTGGACACTGACCTGGCAGTCCTCCCCGTCGGGAGCACGGAACAGCACGGTCCACACGCGCCGCTCGGCACCGACACCCTGGCAGCGACGGCGGTCGCCGAGACCGGCGTCGAGGCGTTCGACGGCGATGTCGCGGTCGCACCCGCGCTCCCAGTCGGCGTCGCCGAAGAACACCGCCACTTCGCTGGGACACTCTGGCTCGAACCCGACACGTTCCGGGCTACCGTCCGCGACTGCGTCCGGAGCCTCGCACACCACGGGTTCGACCGCGTCGTCGTCGTCAACGGCCACGGCGGTAACGTCGATGCCCTAACCGAGGTCACCGCCGAGAGCAGCCGCCACGACGACGCGTACGCCGTCGCGTTCACCTGGTTCGAAGCCGTGGGCGAGCACTCGGCCGACATGGGTCACGCGGGCCCGCTGGAGACGAGCCTCTTGCGGGCGATCGATCCCGACCTCGTCCGCGAGGACCGCGTCGAGGAGGCTCGCGACGGAGCCGCGGACGGCTGGGGAGAGTGGGTGAGCCACACGAATCTCGCGCACGATTCGGCCGACTTCGCCGACAACGGCGTCGTCGGCGACCCGGCCGACGGCGACGCTGCACGCGGCGAGGAACTCCTCGAACTGGCGGCCGAGTCGCTCGCGCGACTCCTCGCTGCCGTCGAATCGCGGGATCTGACGGAGTCGTCACACCGAGAATAGGGATCGTTCGGTGACTCGATCACTCACTCCTCGTCTTCGTCCTCGTCGGCGTCTTGCAGCGTACTCCGGAGCCCCGGGATCGTCGAGGTGAGGTCCGATACCTGTTCGCCGGCGGTCTCGATGTCCTCGACCGTCGACTCTAGCGTCTCGATCTCTTCGGCGAGATCGTCGCCGTCGTCGAACGCGTCGGCGCGCTCGCCCATCGTGTACCACTTCTTGGCGTCACGGAGGTGGTCCGCGGCGTCGCCCGTGTCGAGTGCGGACTTTAGCCCGTTCAACGCACCGAGGACGTTGTCGGCGTCCGTCTCCCAGATCTCGTCCGCGGCGGGGAGGGCGTCGCGGGCGTCGGCCAGCGAGGATTCGACGTCCTCGCGCATCTCGGTCGCCGCCTCGCCGAACAGGTCGTCGTCGGTGAGTGAGGCCTGACTCATGCCCGACGGTACTTCGCCATCGGGGTTAAACGATCGCCCGAAAGTGAAAGTGAAAACTGGGTCGCGAAGTGGTTTACCGGCGATATTCTTTACGCCCGGGAACGTTGCCGAGTCGCGAAGCGCGTCGTCGACGCGTCGCGAACAGGGGCGTCTCGCCGACGAGGCGATACGTCTCCGAACCGGCTAGCCCGATTCGAGCCGTCCCCGAACCGAACAGTCGGAATCGGGACGTCGCCCACTCGATCAGTCGTCCCGGTCGGCTGGGCGGGAGATCTCCGTAACCTGCATCAGCGGATAGCCGTCCTCCAGCGCCATCCGGGCGGTGACGCCGCGCTCCTCGTACTCGACGACGACCTCGACCTCGAGGAATCGGCCGGTCAGCTCCGTGTAGTCGGCGCTCGACGCCGCGAGTTCGGCCCGGATCGCGTCGACATCGACCTCGACGCTGACATCCACGCAGTGGGGCTGGTTCTCGATCGATTCTTCCATCGCGCGGGCGATGCTGTCCGAGTTCGCGGGCGAGACGGGCGTCCCCGCGAACTGGTGGTACAGCGAGCCGAACTTGATCCCGGCCTCGAAACAGGCGACCTCTCCGGGCGTGGGCTCGGCCGCGTTGGGCGGGCTCTCCGGTGGCGTCTGATTCATGGCTGTTCGGTGGGTCGCCCGGGCAATGGACGTTCCGATCGACCGGCCATCGGTCCGCCGTCGGCTGGCGATTGCGCGGGCGTTTTTCACCGTGGTCGTCACCGCTCGTCCCAGACCGCAAGCTACGTATCCGGGTACACCTTTCGGACGGACGAATGGCACAGTCGGTCCTGTTGACCGGGGCGGCGGGTCGCGTCGGCTCGGCCGTCCTGGGCGAGCTTGCCGACGACTACGAGTGGCGGCTGCTCGATCGCGACCCGCCGACCGAGGAGATGCCGGGCGAGTTCGTCGTCGCAGACATCACCGACGAGGAGGCCGTCCGCGAGGCGATGGACGGCATCGACGCGGTGATACACCTCGCGGGCGACCCGCGTAAGGAAGCGCCGTGGTCCAGCGTGCTGCCGAACAACATCGACGGTACCCGCGTGGTCTACGAGGCGGCCATCGACGCCGGCGTCGATACGGTCGCGTTCGCCTCCTCGAATCACGCGGTCGGCCACTACGAGACTGACGAGCGCACGCCTGATATGTATCGAAAGGACGACGAGTTCCGCCTCGACGGGACGGAACTCCCGCGCCCTGGCAACCTCTACGGCGTTTCGAAGGCCACCGGCGAACTCCTCGGGCGGTACTACCACGACGAGTACGACCTCTCGGTCGCCTGCGTCCGCATCGGTAACCTCACGAAGGGTCACCCGCCGATCGACTACGAGCGCGGCCAGGCGATGTGGCTCTCCTATCGCGACTGTGCGCACCTCTTCGAACGCTGTATCGAGGCCGACTACGGGTTCGAGATCGTCTACGGCATCTCCGACAACGACCGGAAGTACTACTCGATCGACCGCGCGAAGGAGGTTCTGGGGTACGAGCCGCGGGACAACTCCGCGGAGTGGAACGGCGACGAACGAGTCGGGTCGGATCGCTGAAGCCCCTTCGACCGGGATCGTACGATCGCCGTACATGGAACCGACGGTTCGTTCCTTCCGCGACGCTCCTCCGCCTCCACCGCAGTGATTTCACACTCTCACTGGATAGATATTTGTGTGACGGCGCGAATGTAACGACGTATGGTACCGGCACTCGTCCTCGCCTTCCTGTTCTCCATGGCGCTCTTTGCGGCGTCGGCGATCCTCCTCGCCTGGTGGATTTACATCGACGCGACCCAGCGCGGGGCCGATCCGGCGTGGCTGTGGGCCGTCGCCACCGTCGCCCTCCCGGTCGTCGCGCTAGCGTACCTCGTTCACCGACGGAGGCTCCCGGGACGCACGGCGCCGATGGACCGCACCGAACGACTGGTCGGCACGATGTTCGTCGCGTCGTCGGCCGGCATCCTCGCGTCCGGGCTCGCTCCTCCGGATCCGATCACGCAGTCGGTCTACAGTCTCGTCCTGAGCGCCCTGGGGCTGGCGCTCGGCTACGCCCTCGTCTGGCGCCGCGGCTGGTCGACGGTTCGCCCGCGGCTGGCGACGTAGGATCACTCGATCACGCTGGGCCGTCTGTCGTCACTCGAAGAGGCCCTCGACGTCGCTCTCGCGGACCTCGCGTCTTTCGACGTGCTGTCCGAGTCGCTGGTAGACCACGTCTCGATTCGCCGGGTCGCCCGCAGCGAACTCACTGAGGAGCGCGAGAAACGGCGTCCCGGTTCGTTCTCGACCGAGTTCGTCTCCGAGAAACTTACCGGCTCGCTCGACGACCGCCCCGTCGTACCCCCACTCCTCGGCGAGGACCGCGGCGGCGACGGCGATCTCGGGCGGCGAGCACTCCTCCAGCGTCAGGATGTCGCCGTCGTGGGAGAGCGCGAGCGGAGCCCGTCGCTCGATCAGTGCCGGATCGTCGGCGAGGTCGGCGAGAAATCGCCGGATGGCGTCGACGTTACACCCGCGGTAGTCCGGCGGAAGGTCCGCCAGATACTCACCGGCGCTCCGCGCGAGGCCGACGCTTCCCTCCCAGTTACGACGCCGGGCGTGGTGGACGGCCGCCGTGAACTGGATCAACCCGTGGAGCAATCGTTCGTCGGCGGTTCCGGCTTCGAGGTCGAGCCAGTGGTCCTCCCAGGCGTCGTGGGCGGCGTGGTAGTGACCTTCGTTGTAGACGGCGATCCCGGCCCGGAGCGGGGTTCGCATGGTCGACTCTTCGAACGGTGTCGGCAAAAGCGATACGGGAGACGGACGGGTACAGATTCCACTCGTGAACGGGGTGTCCGGACGGGGCGAGCCTCAGGAGCCCCAGAAGTTCTCGCGGCTCCCGAGATGCGGGCGGGTCGGACCGTCGTCCGTCCGCTCTTCGTCGGTTTCCTCGTCGGTGTCCTCACCGTCGGTCGCGTCGTCGTCCTCGTCCGCTGCGTCGGTGTCCTCGCCGTCGGCTTCGTCCTCGTCGGGGTCGAGCGGGAGTCGCTCGACCTCCTCGCCACGGGCGTGGTTGCTGTGGACGCGGGTGATCTCGACGCGCGAGCGTGCTTTCGGGAGGACGCCGTCGACCATGACGATGAACCCGTCCTCGGTACGGCCGACGCCCGCGCCGCTTTCGTGCATGTCGACGATCTCGACGACGACTTCCTCACCGCTCTTGACGGGCTGGGTCTTGAGCTCGCTGATGGGCTGGTTGTAGTGGTTGCACCACTCCTTGCCGCCCTTGTCGCCGTAGTGCTGACACCCCATGCCAGCGATCCGCTCCGAAAAACTCGGACACTCGTCGGCGAGTGGACAATCTGCCATGGGTTCCGTAGCGGCGGCAGCGTTAAACCGCTTGCGTATCACGCACAGGGGGATAGACCTGCCGATTTCGAGCAGCGTCCACAGCCTCGCACTCAGGAACGGCGCTCGGCCAGTTCGTCACGACCAGGGACC comes from the Halovivax cerinus genome and includes:
- the ilvB gene encoding biosynthetic-type acetolactate synthase large subunit, which translates into the protein MTDAKPRHREYTDETASRGAAADSTDDGIARNDESDPRQEETNQDRSHETDDDGPVSTGAEAIARALEASGVESAFGIQGGAIMPVYDALASSSVRHVTMAHEQAAAHAADAYGVVAGEPGVCLATSGPGATNLVTGIADAKMDSDAMLALTGQVPRDLVGNDAFQETDTIGVTRPITKYNAFADDPNTIGAVVEDAFRRAGCDRQGPTLVDLPKDVSLADVDEHAEFDDTTSTEARSDGERNPRADPDGVEAAARAIESAERPVCLFGGGVVAADASDVATTFARTYEIPVTTTMPGLGSFPEDDELALSFAGMHGTGYANMAITHTDCLIAVGTRFDDRLTGGIDTFAPEADVIHVDIDPAEISKNVHADYPLVGDAGAVLEQVSAAIESPPAAEDWRTQCTEWKETYPLTYAMNDHEPLKPQFVVEAFDAATADDTIVTTGVGQHQMWACQFWTFTEPRTWVSSHGLGTMGYGLPAAIGARIAADEAGETDRDVVCFEGDGSFLMTIQELSVAVRENLDVTIAVLNNEHIGMVRQWQDAFFEGRRMASEYDWVPAFDTLAEAFGARGFRVDDRDDVPATVEAALDYDGPSVIDFHVDPEENVLPMVPSGGANGQFALSEDHL
- a CDS encoding LeuA family protein, coding for MSPGRGVEFFDGNEVATVAEIDDARIFDTTLRDGEQAARVSFTYEDKREIAAVLDEMGTHVIEAGFPVNSEAEFEAVHDIAGACETTVCGLARVVEDDVEAALDAGVDMVHVFASTSDVQLADSMHSTRDAVERRSVEAVERVAEAGVECMFSPMDATRTEPAFLAEMVEAVSSAGADWINIPDTVGVCTPKRMGELVEFVGEHTDAAIDVHCHDDFGMATANAVAGIEAGAAQAQVSVNGIGERAGNAAAEEVVMALESVYGIDTGIDTTRFVELSSLVESRSEVSVPRNKPVVGENAFSHESGIHAAGVIENAETFEPGVMTPEMVGAERAFVLGKHTGTHSVRKHLREAGYDPTDEQVREVATRVKSYGATEGEVTAEVVDRFASEVDVDRRRVHEGPI
- a CDS encoding ABC transporter ATP-binding protein produces the protein MSVEWEEDDPFEEQRDKIENPMKRLFREYGARYKFQALVGIFASIFARLLDLLPPLMLGIALDSIFRNEGTFSEQIPLVVLPDGWLPTDPEGQFWFTIAVLVGAFGFGAVFHWTRNWGFNSFAQNIQHDVRTDTYDKMQRLNMDFFSDKQTGEMMSILSNDVNRLERFLNDGMNSLFRMSVMVLGIGGLLLWINWQLALVALLPVPLIAAFTYVFVRIIQPKYARVRSTVGKVNSRLENNLGGIQVIKSSTTEDYESDRVDDVSMDYFDANWDAIETRIKFFPGLRVIAGVGFVITFVVGGLWVFNGTAPGPFSGTLTEGNFVVFVLYTQRFIWPMAQFGQIINMYQRARASSARMFGLMDEPSRVEENPGATELEVTDGHVEYDHVTFGYDDETIIEDVDFDVEGGETLALVGPTGAGKSTILKLLLRMYDIDDGEIRIDGQDLRDVTLRSLRERTGYVSQDSFLFYGTVEENITYGTFDATRDEVIEAAKMAEAHDFIENLPEGYDTEVGERGVKLSGGQRQRISIARAILKDPEILILDEATSDVDTETEMLIQRSIDKLAADRTTFAIAHRLSTIKDADTIVVLEGGQIVERGTHDDLLDNGGLYAHLWGVQAGEIDELPQEFIERAQRRTARTESQQDD
- a CDS encoding DUF5789 family protein, with protein sequence MSDSNREQGVELGDLGTKLHEHDYPASQDELLDAYGDEELSMEEETTTFRELLEPFNEDRYESPVEVEQAIVTMVGDEAIGRKNYSDRTPPAPGEDRQDEGAPGQEGQREQESF
- a CDS encoding creatininase family protein; the encoded protein is MNLERAAWPDAADLDTDLAVLPVGSTEQHGPHAPLGTDTLAATAVAETGVEAFDGDVAVAPALPVGVAEEHRHFAGTLWLEPDTFRATVRDCVRSLAHHGFDRVVVVNGHGGNVDALTEVTAESSRHDDAYAVAFTWFEAVGEHSADMGHAGPLETSLLRAIDPDLVREDRVEEARDGAADGWGEWVSHTNLAHDSADFADNGVVGDPADGDAARGEELLELAAESLARLLAAVESRDLTESSHRE
- a CDS encoding DUF5790 family protein; protein product: MSQASLTDDDLFGEAATEMREDVESSLADARDALPAADEIWETDADNVLGALNGLKSALDTGDAADHLRDAKKWYTMGERADAFDDGDDLAEEIETLESTVEDIETAGEQVSDLTSTIPGLRSTLQDADEDEDEE
- a CDS encoding dihydroneopterin aldolase family protein — its product is MNQTPPESPPNAAEPTPGEVACFEAGIKFGSLYHQFAGTPVSPANSDSIARAMEESIENQPHCVDVSVEVDVDAIRAELAASSADYTELTGRFLEVEVVVEYEERGVTARMALEDGYPLMQVTEISRPADRDD
- the azf gene encoding NAD-dependent glucose-6-phosphate dehydrogenase Azf, producing MAQSVLLTGAAGRVGSAVLGELADDYEWRLLDRDPPTEEMPGEFVVADITDEEAVREAMDGIDAVIHLAGDPRKEAPWSSVLPNNIDGTRVVYEAAIDAGVDTVAFASSNHAVGHYETDERTPDMYRKDDEFRLDGTELPRPGNLYGVSKATGELLGRYYHDEYDLSVACVRIGNLTKGHPPIDYERGQAMWLSYRDCAHLFERCIEADYGFEIVYGISDNDRKYYSIDRAKEVLGYEPRDNSAEWNGDERVGSDR
- a CDS encoding DUF309 domain-containing protein encodes the protein MRTPLRAGIAVYNEGHYHAAHDAWEDHWLDLEAGTADERLLHGLIQFTAAVHHARRRNWEGSVGLARSAGEYLADLPPDYRGCNVDAIRRFLADLADDPALIERRAPLALSHDGDILTLEECSPPEIAVAAAVLAEEWGYDGAVVERAGKFLGDELGRERTGTPFLALLSEFAAGDPANRDVVYQRLGQHVERREVRESDVEGLFE
- a CDS encoding TRAM domain-containing protein, which translates into the protein MADCPLADECPSFSERIAGMGCQHYGDKGGKEWCNHYNQPISELKTQPVKSGEEVVVEIVDMHESGAGVGRTEDGFIVMVDGVLPKARSRVEITRVHSNHARGEEVERLPLDPDEDEADGEDTDAADEDDDATDGEDTDEETDEERTDDGPTRPHLGSRENFWGS